The window AATTTAAAGGATGTGACTACCTCCCAGCTCAAAGTGTGTTGGTAATATCTCTCAATGTTCATGCCTTGAACACAGGCTGAACAATTTAATTGAATTCCTGTGAGATGCAGATACTTACCAGAGTTTTGGTCACCCAGGGTTGCCAAATATTTAATAGTTGCTTGCCCTCACCACCCCTGTTTGTGCTCTACCTTGCTTTTACGTGCTTTTTTATGTCTTGCCACTTGCTGATCGTTCTTTTTCAATCACTCCACTCCAGTCTAATCTATTTTCTAGGCCATGCAGTGTTTATGTATGCTAACCTTCTTACTATTAAGGAAGTTATCACAGAAAATCTTAAAGCAATTATTCAGAGTCGCCATTTCTTTGTGAAAGAAATATCATATTTGACGAATTGATTAGAGATTTTTCAGAAAGAAATAAACAATATAAATAGCAGTGAACTGGTGGATGTCCTGTACTTAGATTTGTAGAAGGTATTTAACAAGGTGCTATAAAACAAGAGCCCATGGTGTAGGGAAAGATTAAGAAAGATAGAGGATTAGCAGGCTACTCGGAAGCAGCAAATGGACATAAATgcatttttggaatggcaggatGTGATGAGTGTTGGGACATAGGTGGGGCGGCAATGATTTATgaaaatgacttggataaagggTCAAATATATGCTAAATTTGCGTAAGGAGGTAGTAGTCTAAGTTGTGAAGAGGTCATAAGTCTGCAGAAGAATATAGTTGGTTTAACTGAGTGGAAAATAATTGGGAAATGAAGTATGATTTGGGAAAATGGACTTGTCAACTTTAACAGAAAATGATAAAGCAGTGTATTATTCAAATCTAGAAAGATTACAGAACTGAGAAGCACAGAAGGATCCTGGTGTCCTGGTACGTGAATCTTAAAACCTTTTATGGTAAATGCATATTGTTGGCTACTCAAGgtatcagagtcgaaaagtatggtgctggaaaagcgcagcaggtcaggcagcatctgaggagcaggagaatcgacgtttcgggtatggcCCTTCATCCTTCACAATCCATTCAGCTTTGATTTTATTGAACAAGCTTGAGGAGCCACTCTTGCTCCTAAGTCATATGTTTGTATGTGATTGCATTTCACTTTATTCCTAACTTGGTTGTTTTGTGCTTTGAAAACCATAAGCCCAATTATTTTGCAGCACAAATTCAATTTATCAtctaggattttttaaaaatctggagcaGTTGAGGGCTGTTGGTTTTTATCAGTTCACATTAAAGAGAAATGATTTCTAAACCTTGCAGTTACTTTAACTAGTTACTTTTTGTTCTGATTTACAAGAACTTCCTCTTTTTTGCAGATGATAGTGCGGAGTTCAATTTGGTTAATAATGCGTTAATATGTATATTCAAGATTGATGCCAAAGGTAACTATCATTTACTTTCTAATTATTGTGACTATTTTACTAACGTACATGTTACTTGAATAAATGTTCTGTGAAATGGTATGAAAATAGAATGGCTGTTTCAAGCCATACTTGGACacgaaacatttttttctctatcATTGTTCATTTAGTACACACTGTTGAACATGTAGTTTGTTTGGAGAAGGCGCACAAAATTGAAAAGTTTAATGTGTCAGTTTCTATTATTTAAGATTGTCATAATGGTGGAGGAAGCCATATATCTTTTAACTAGCTTGAATTTGTCAGAGTGAAATATTATCTAGTAGCAATTATTAAGACTGACAAATTATCTACCTGTAATAAGATGTGAAGtgggaaaaaaattaaacatttagAAATTGCAGGAGCATTAGTATGACTGAGAAGaaaaattaaaaccagcaacagtatttttttaaaaaagttaagtaCTGACATTTGTAAAATCTTTAGAGTTGAGGCTAATTAGGGCTGGAGGCATAAATTTACTCTTAGGCATAATATTGACAAGTATTTAAATTTGGGTCATTTGATTCATTATGAAAATGCATTCTGAAATACCAGTACTTTGAGTGGACATCTGTACCACTTGGTTATTATTGGCTAGTCCTGTACCTCTGTTACAAACTTTCATGGTAGTTGGTCCATACTGAGTTTAAAATTAATTGTGTTCTTAATTTTCTCTGTTACCAAAAGGAACCTTAGGTGGTCTTTTCACACAGATAATACAAGGGGAGGATATTGTGCGAGAGCGTGCGATAAAGTTCCTTTCTACAAAACTGAAGGTAGTACCAGAGGAAGTTATGACCAAAGAAGTAGAAGAATACATTTTTGTGGAGTCCAAAAAGGTAACTCATTAATCAAGCAACATCTATGTAATTGCTATTGGGAAATTTCTAACAGTTCTTATATTTAATAGATTGACCAAATACTCCTTGTAATTAGTCTGAGgtgagcattaaaaaaaaacaaaccgtGGTACTCTGAAAAGTGAGCAAGACAGGAACAGTATTCCTGGGTGATTTTATGGTTCTGGTTGAAATAAAGCTATTCATGTAGTGCAACTGTTCACTGTGTTCGCAACAGAGCAGACTCCTCACAATTGTGTGCTAGAAAAACTGTACTCTATTCTTGAATTGAAGTAGCAATGAATGGCTCTCTTCAACCAGTCCCCTCATCTGACGTGATTAAACTACCAGCGTCTGtcactaatgagagagcagtcctatggttTGATAAGTCTTCGGTGACTTATACCTAAATCCTTTCTGTATTTGAGGGGCTGTTCAGTACAGTAAATGATCTAAATTGTGAGCTAGGTTGTGTGGCTTTGGAAATTGCAAGACTCTCTTTAGACAGTCAGTGCTTTAAAATCAGTTGCTTTGTCAGTCGATTAATTACTTTGAAAGCATTGTAATTAGCGTTTTGTAGATGCAGACATAGGTATTGTTTTTAGAGAGATGAGGTGATGCTGGACATTTCTGAGAACTCAATGTAAAACAATATTGTGGAATGAACGTATTTTTATAACCTGTAACTACATGTTTGAATACTGGTCAGAATTTGTATGAATTAGTGGAGATTGCTTTTTCCCTGTACCTAACAGGACTGATTATGTCTCTGCATTCCAACAGATGGCAATGATTTAAGAACATAACTCACTACCAATACCTTCTCAAGTGTAACTAGAAATAAACTGCTATAGTAATCAATTTCAGAATTAATCTAAGATTTGATCAGAAATTCCTTGGAACCAGTCCCAATTTGCTGCCTAACTAGCCAAAATGTTGTTTATGCATGTCAACAGGATTTCTGCTGCACGTCTGGCAATGTTATATCCGTGATGGGCATCAAATGGTGGCCTGCTAGTGACCCCACATCccaggaaatttttttttaagttcacaTTTAGGTCGTTAACCTTTTGTCAGAGCACATTCTGGGATGGAGTTCTCCTAATATTGTAAAATGTACTaacaaaggaattaaggattttagagggcaggcaggaaagtggataaaACTTTGCATCATTTGATATGTTATCAAAGGTTTAATGGATCATAAAATGCATTCTGAAATACCATTTTTTTGAGTGGACATATGTATCTCTTGGTTATTATTAGCTATTCCTGTGCCTCTTTTACAAACTTGCATGTTAGTGGATCCACACCTGAGTTTAAAATTATTTGGGGTGAGAAATAATCTTCTCAAACAGTGGAGCatgcttgatggactgaatgactgtcatctgctcctatttcttaaaatTTTCACTGAACTTAATGTTTTGTATAAGGCAGGGCATGACTGAAAAGGGTATATACTATTGCTTCAATTCACCTTGAGATTCAGTACAATCTCAAATGGGGTGATTTGGAATCCATTGCAGTTGCTAATAATTAGAGGAATCAAACATGGTATCTTATTTTCAAACAATAATAATGCCACTAGCAAATGCCAGTGGAAGTAGATTGGACATATATTTAAGCACCTATTGCAGGTGTTTTCTTTTTGCACAAAAGAGTTGTGAATGATAATTCATTAATtaaggaaaatctcagcaggtctggcagcatctgtaaggagagaaaagagctgacatttcgcgTCTAtctgaccctttgacaaagctTTGGTAAAAAGGTCTGTTAGACTctaaacgtcagctcttttcaaTCCTTACAGATGGTGCTAGACCTTCTgagactttccagcattttctcttttggtttcacatTCGAGTATCCAcggtaatttgcttttattcattaTTTAAGCCCTTTTTCTGATGTGCACCATAATGAATTTGCAGTATCAAAGTAAAAGTCCATATAATTGAGTACTAATAGCTTTTATGTACTTCATATATTTTTTACACATTTCTGCTACTTGGTATTTAAAAGAcaaatattaaaaagaaaatcaatccAAAGTATACTTTTCATTCACTTTTTTTATTTTGGACTGAATGGAACTGAAAAACTCTCAGATCTGGGCAGCCTAATTTACATATTTTCAATGATGAACATGCCCCCTACCTTCCACCTCAAGGTTTTTCAGTGCAAGATGGTATTTTGTAGCGAGGGCCATCTTATTCCAGATATATatgaaattattttgtttttaggTACTGGATGATGTGACAGGAGAGGAGTTTGTTTTATTCATGAAGATTCTGTCCAGCCTTAAGAATCTTCAGACAGTAAGTGGTCGACAACAGCTGGTGGAGCTGGTGGCTGAACAGGCAGATTTAGAGCAGGTGTTTAATTCTGCAGATCCAGATTCTGTGGACAGACTACTACAGTGCACAAGACAGGCAGTTCCACTTTTTTCGGTAAGACTAAACTTAATTTGTGTATTTCGGAATTGTTGATCTGTGTTGTTTTCTGGCATGCCATGTGCTGTGTAATTGGGATGACCTTGAGATTTTGCATTTGAATTTCAGTTAACATGTAAAAAGAAATCTTGGAATCAGTTGTCACAAATAGCCGTTTGAAAGTGAGAAAAGCCTAGAATTTTACTTGTCCCTGAGTCCCAATCAGAAACTTGAAGCTCTGGGTGCACTCAATgtagcatttaaaaaaaagattaactTTCACAATCTATTCTGTCCTAAAATGGATCAGATATAACTAATGCAGATTTTAATCATCTCTCAGTTAAATGATTAACATTCATCCATGTCATCCAACATTTCAGCGGTCATAGTTTATTCATGTCTTTCAAATGGACTTGAATATGTCAATTTTGAATTTTTCATACTGCTGTTGAAGAGTTCTTAAGAGTAGCAAGGATAATTTGTGAAGTGCTTAGTTAAACTATAGCCAGGTACAAGGAATGGATTTTCAAGTAGAAATTGAGCTCCTCTCAAACAAAATGGAGAGAATTTCATCATGCCAGTAGTTGGAGAATTGTAGCTAATCATCAACTTAATGTTGGCAGAGTTTCCAAATAGTGTCATAAATGGAATTAGAAACTGCAGAGCGGCAAAGTTGAGTATTGTTTATGCACCTGTGAAACCTGATCACACATTTATGGGTGGCAAATGCTTTGCCAAAGTGTATAATGCAAGCATGTGCAGCACTGAAAACAATAGCCTCTGTTATATATTTGCTTAAACTTTCTGTATGTTTTACGACTGATAAAATTGTCAAGCTTTAGAATGGACCTTGCAACTTAATTAAAGTGCATTGTATGGTAGGTGTTCTACATTAAAAACCTTTTCCATAACTCTACAAGTATATGATGCTGCTTAACTATATTGTGAAACGATTTGTAAAGTTAGAATATGTTCCATAAAATGCCTTAGATAAATATTAGCATAAACACGCTTGTTTATTCTTGACTAACTTAAAATCGTTATTTAAAAATGCAGTAAATTTAGAAAGAAGTGGTTACTTTAGCCTTGTCTTGTGCATTGTTTTATTTGTGCTTATTTTTCAGAAAAATGTCCATTCAACCAGATTTGTCACCTATTTTTGTGAACAAGTACTACCAAACCTCAGCTCTCTTACCAGCCCAGTAGAAGGCCTTGACATTCAGTTGGAGGTAAGGTGTAAACCAAATTAATTTACTCTTTCTAACCCATTATAAAGTATTTGTTAGTCATGTGTAAAGTTTCTTTGTAACTGGCTCTCTCCTTTGCATACTCACATCCCCATTCCCCAGCACATGCACTTTGAAAGATGTTTTTCCAATTGAAAAAGCATGTTCCTCTGGATCTGTGCCAATGGTTTTGCACATTCCACTGTAGTGATGGAGGCCTGCAGCCACTTGCACCCCCTGGAAGTTCCAACCCTATCCATTACCACACACCAAATCAGGCATGCGCGCACAACCCCATactccctctctcttctcttctcATTCTCCCATCTCCCCGCCAATGTAGCTCCTCAAAATGTTGACATAATGTTGCAAATTAGATTCAAATCAAGGTCCATTACAAAATTCTCCAGAGGTTAGTATTCAAGGTTTATTGTTTAGCAGTActttagtgtttttttttcaattcttctGTGACAGTTCAATATTTTAATCTTGCAGGTTTTAAAGTTGCTGGGAGAAATGACACCTTTCTGTGGTGATATGGAAAAGTTAGAAAGTAACTTAAAACAGTTATTTGAAAAATTGCTGGTAAGCAACTTTTTCTGGAAGATGTAATCTTTTTTTGAAATTCAGTCACTGCAAATATTTTAGAGCCACATGTTTCTGAATCATTCTTTGCTGATCACATTATTtgttcatttcacaatttttattCTGCATTGTATCAACATTTCATTCAGACTAAATTTTACGAGGCAGAAGAAGAAACTTCACATTTGGCTTAAGCTGATTTCTTACAAAGCAGATGGCTTTGTCAAGCACTTGCTGAAATATTTATCTGGTTTGAATTGTTTATGGTTTCAAAGGCATGGAACAAATCAACATTTTACGAACTACAGCTGCATGAAAATTGTACATATGAAGATTGTGCAGCCTCGTGTGAATACTTGTGCTCAAACACATGAGAAAGAATGTTGTGTAACTTTGAATTTTGTAAAAACCTAGGAATATATGCCATTACCCCCAGAAGAAGCAGAAAATGGTGAAAACGCAGGCAATGAGGAGCCAAAGCTACAGTTCAGCTATGTTGAATGTCTGTTATTTGGCTTTCATCAACTTGGAAAGAAGCTTCCTGATTTCCTCACAGCTAAACTCAATGCAGATCGACTGAAGGATTTCAAAATAAGGTGGGCAAATGTTATTTATGTTTATGTTATTCTACTGAAAGTTGTTCTGTGAAAATAAACCGACTTGATTATGATCATTCAATTTTGGTTGTCCAGTCATTTCAAGGTATGAGATTTAACTCAAGTTACTATTTGCAGAATTCATTTCTTTTGCCAAAAGTTGTAATGGTGCATAGTTCACATGCTAGGTAGCTCAGACTTAATTACTGGTGCTTCAGAACTGCATTTGATAATATAAAGAGGCTAGAAatctgggattgttctccttaaaGTAGACATGAGTAAGAAATTTGATAGTTCCTCAAAACCATGGAGCTTAATTAATTAAAtaagaaactgtttccattgtcAGATTGACCAGTAGCAATAGGACACAAACTTAAGTTATTTAAAGGAACTTAAAGCAACATTAGGAATTATTTTGACGTATATAAAGTTGTTGGTGATCTGGAATGCTCTGGCCAATTAAGGTGGTAGAAGCAGTTTCAAATGTAGCTTTCAAAAATAAATGAAAGGGGGAGGCTTGCAGGGCAATTGAGAAAGAGTAAGTGGGACCACTTCAATAACTTGATCAAGGAATTGGCATAGGTCCATTAGGCTGAATGATTTCTTCTGCTGTACCATTATATGATTGTATATGCATATCACTGGCATAGAAAAATAGGTAAGATCATTAGTAGGCTATTTGACCCTTTTGAGCCTGCACTGACACTCAGTATGAATATGAATAATCTTTGAGCTCAATACTCCAATCCTGCCCTCCCACATCCTGTGATCCCgttagcctcacagcaccagggtccctgattcgatttcagcctcgggtgattgtctgtgtggaatttgcgcattctccccatgtctgcgtgggtttcctctgggtgctctggtttcctcccacaatccaaagatgagcaggtcaagtgaattggtcatgttaaattgcccattagtgttagtgttaggagggaaatggttctgggtgggttactcttcggagggtcggtgtggactggttgggccgaagggcctgtttccacactgtaaggagtctaacctgatctaaaagttataTCTGCTACCTCCTTAAAAGtgtacaatgttttggcctcacccACTTCACGTCAATTCCACAGAATCTCCGTTCTCTGGGTCAAGAAACCCTCCTCATCTCATTCATAAAAagtttaccccttattcttaaattGTCCCCAGACTGAACTCCCCCAATATCAAGAACCTTCTTCCTGCAGCTAACCTGCCCAATCCTATTAGAATTTTGTATATTTTTGAGAGatttctcccctcattcttctaaacaccaatgaatATAACCCTAACAAACTTGTATattaatcctgccattccaggaatcaatttggtaaacttTCACAACACTACCTTTATAACAAGTACATCCTTCTTTCgataggagaccaaaactgtgtacATGTtctaggtgtgacctcaccagtgccctgtataattgcagcatgacattcTTGTTACTCTAATCATCTAGCTATGTAGGATCAACCTAAAGTTTGCCTGCTTTAATGccagctgcacctgcatgcttactttcagctaCTCCCTATTTCTAATGGAGTGGATAATCTCTCATCATCAACATGATGCAGTATTACCTTACTCACTGAACCTGTCTAAATCACACTGCAACGTTTCTACATCCTCCTTATAGCTCATCCTTCAACCATTTTCCATCTGCAAATTGAGATATTAAAAATGTTTCTTCACctaatcattaacatatattgtgaattgctggggtcctagcaccgatcctaGTACCCCtctggtcactgtctgccatttaGAAACAGACCCACTTAttcttactctttgtttcctgtctgctaaccaattttttatccatctcaatacactaccCGCAGTTACGAGCACTTTAATTTTATACATCAATTTTTTATTTGGGACTTTGTCAGGAGTCTTCtagaagtccaaataaaccacaaaCATTGGCTCCTTCAGTCAACTCTTCACGCTACATCCTCTAATCCTAATAGATTTATCAAGCATCATTTCTAttttataaatccatgttgactgtttGATGCTACCCATGTTTTCTCAATGCACTGCTataaatttctgaattttctgcaGTGGTCACcaatgcatctgctatttctaggATCACATCCTTAACTATTCTGGGACGTGGATTGTCAGGTTCTGTAGATTTTCACCTTCAACACAATTAATTTCTCAACACCATTTCTCTACTGATGCAGAATTGCTTCCATTTGTTTCCCTTTACTGAGCATTGTTCGCGTCATTTCTGGTTTCCTTTTTGAAGACAAGTGAAGTATGAGTTTACTTTGGGGAAAGTaaagactgcacatgctggagatcagagccaaaaaatgtggtgctggaaaagcacagccagtcaggcagcatccgaggagcaggagagtcaatgtttcaagcataagttcaccatcctggtgaagagcttatgctcaaaatgttgaccctcctgctcctcagatattgcctgaccggctgtgcttttacagcaccacactctgagttTGGTTTGTccgtcatttctttgttccctattatAAATTCCCCCATTTCTGACCAGGGATCTACATTAATTTTCACCAAACGTTTTCTCGTTGCATACCCTTAAGAACCAACTGTAAAAGTTTCTATGTTCCATGCAAGATTACTCTCATACTCCATATTCCCCCTCCTTGATCAATCCTTGGTACTCCTTTGCTGACTCTTAACTGATCCTAATCTTAATGTATGTCTCTTCATATCACTAACCTCGTAAGCCGTGATTTGGCCGCTGTTCTTTTTGCATTCTggtgtgttatggactaggccagactactcaaaacattcttaagctaAGACTTAAGCCTAGACTAAGTTGACTacgagattttaaaacagacaagaaatgtattcacaaaattatgcaatgaaacacaaagaactgaataaagaacccctacagaactcaagctacccagctagacttaattatgctgttctgattaCACTccacagtcccaataagcaaactccctttaaaaatcaatataaatggaacacatgctacaggttgaaattgaagggcagaaaagagagagtttccaACAGCTCCCTgctgaacttcccagttcaagactgaactaaaactgctcagctcagctagctaaagagctgaccactcccctctctttataggtcacttctaaagcgtGACCACTTTGGCCTAAAGTCTCCTCTgattacatataaacaaaaggcctctcaaaatccttttcatctttgTACCAAATCAGACTGATTGGAGTCCGGcccggtttattgcccctctgaaaacaTTCAAGGATAGTCgtcttgagccaaggaacagcttttagaaaaaaagggactagctttgtgacaggtGCCAGACAGGATTGCACAATTTTTGTAGTTTACCTATTTGCTGTTTGAATATTTGTTATTCCTTTCTCTAACATTTCCCAACCTATTATGGCCATTGTAGTTTCCCCTATTCAGATTCAGGAGGGTTTTCTCCATCTTGATGAA is drawn from Hemiscyllium ocellatum isolate sHemOce1 chromosome 18, sHemOce1.pat.X.cur, whole genome shotgun sequence and contains these coding sequences:
- the api5 gene encoding apoptosis inhibitor 5, whose translation is MTTVEELYRNYGILADATENVGQYKDAYQGILDGVKSGAKEKRLAAQFIPKFFKHFPELADSAINAQLDLCEDEDLSIRRQAIKELPQFATGENLPRVADILTQLLQTDDSAEFNLVNNALICIFKIDAKGTLGGLFTQIIQGEDIVRERAIKFLSTKLKVVPEEVMTKEVEEYIFVESKKVLDDVTGEEFVLFMKILSSLKNLQTVSGRQQLVELVAEQADLEQVFNSADPDSVDRLLQCTRQAVPLFSKNVHSTRFVTYFCEQVLPNLSSLTSPVEGLDIQLEVLKLLGEMTPFCGDMEKLESNLKQLFEKLLEYMPLPPEEAENGENAGNEEPKLQFSYVECLLFGFHQLGKKLPDFLTAKLNADRLKDFKIRLQYFARGLQVYIRQLRLALQGKTGEALKTEENKIKVVALKITNNINVLIKDLFHNPPSYKSTVTLSWKPVQKAEVGQKRMAEENTSSPPKKQSPAQKRDTRQIYNPPSGKYSSNLGNFSYEQRGGFRGGRGRGWGGRGNRSRGRLY